A DNA window from Loxodonta africana isolate mLoxAfr1 chromosome 7, mLoxAfr1.hap2, whole genome shotgun sequence contains the following coding sequences:
- the FJX1 gene encoding four-jointed box protein 1 has protein sequence MGRRMRGAAATAGLWLLALGSLLALWGGLLPPRTEIHASRPPEDQLPWLLDRSGGPAPRLPLPPPLPRDAHGGSLKTFRALLTLAAGADGPPGRPPGERRRHASAGRPRPAESAVVHGGVFWSRGLEEQVPRGFSEAQAAAWLEAARGALVVALERGGCGRSSNRLAHFADGTRACVRYGINPEQIQGEALSYYLARLLGLQRHVPPLALARVEARGAQWAQVQEELRAAHWTEGSVVSLTRWLPNLTDVVVPAPWRSEDGRLRPLRAAGDELTNRSQAELVDLVQWTDLILFDYLTANFDRLVSNLFSLQWDPRVMQRATSNLHRGPSGALVFLDNEAGLVHGYRVAGMWDKYNEPLLQSVCVFRERTAWRVLELHRGQDAAARLLSLYRRYEPRFPELAALAEPHALLLQHRLDFLAKHILHCKANYGRWPGA, from the coding sequence ATGGGCAGGAGGATGCGGGGTGCCGCCGCCACCGCGGGGCTCTGGCTGCTGGCGCTGGGCTCTCTGCTGGCTCTGTGGGGTGGGCTCCTGCCACCGCGGACCGAAATACACGCCTCGCGGCCGCCCGAAGATCAACTCCCGTGGCTCCTGGACCGGAGCGGTGGCCCCGCGCCGCGCTTACCTCTGCCCCCGCCCCTGCCGCGGGACGCCCACGGCGGCTCCCTGAAAACTTTCCGGGCGCTGCTCACCCTAGCGGCCGGCGCGGACGGGCCGCCCGGGCGACCCCCGGGCGAGCGCAGGCGGCACGCGTCAGCCGGGCGGCCCCGGCCAGCCGAAAGCGCGGTGGTGCACGGGGGCGTCTTCTGGAGCCGCGGTCTGGAGGAACAGGTGCCCCGGGGCTTCTCGGAGGCCCAGGCAGCGGCGTGGCTGGAGGCGGCGCGCGGCGCCCTGGTGGTAGCCTTGGAGCGCGGGGGCTGCGGGCGTAGCTCCAACCGGTTGGCCCACTTCGCCGACGGCACTCGCGCCTGCGTGCGCTATGGCATCAACCCGGAGCAAATACAGGGCGAGGCCCTGTCCTACTACCTGGCGCGCCTGCTGGGCCTCCAGCGCCACGTGCCGCCGCTGGCCCTTGCCCGGGTGGAGGCGCGGGGGGCGCAGTGGGCACAGGTGCAGGAGGAACTGCGCGCAGCTCACTGGACCGAGGGCAGCGTGGTGAGCTTGACGCGCTGGCTGCCCAACCTCACGGATGTGGTAGTGCCTGCGCCCTGGCGCTCAGAGGACGGCCGCCTGCGGCCCCTCCGCGCCGCCGGGGACGAGCTGACCAACCGCAGCCAGGCAGAGCTGGTGGACCTGGTGCAATGGACCGACTTGATCCTCTTTGACTACCTGACAGCCAACTTCGACCGGCTTGTCAGCAACCTTTTTAGCCTGCAGTGGGACCCGCGCGTCATGCAGCGCGCCACCAGCAACCTGCACCGCGGACCCAGCGGGGCGCTGGTTTTTCTGGACAACGAGGCCGGTTTGGTGCACGGCTACCGGGTGGCGGGCATGTGGGACAAATATAACGAGCCGCTATTGCAATCGGTGTGCGTGTTCCGCGAGCGGACAGCGTGGCGTGTCCTGGAGCTGCATCGCGGCCAGGACGCGGCGGCCAGGCTGCTGAGCCTCTACCGGCGCTACGAGCCTCGCTTCCCGGAGCTGGCGGCGCTCGCCGAACCCCACGCTCTGCTGCTGCAGCACCGCCTCGACTTCCTCGCCAAGCACATTTTGCACTGTAAGGCCAATTACGGCCGCTGGCCAGGGGCTTAG